In one window of Agrobacterium larrymoorei DNA:
- the kdpB gene encoding potassium-transporting ATPase subunit KdpB, with protein MSSNQHPSAPARPSLFDPAIIVPAVKNAFIKLNPRQLMRNPVIFVTEIVAAVVTIFFIRDLILNDGTAVFSGQIAAWLWFTVLFATFAEAVAEGRGRAQADSLKRTRSDLTARRIVAGGKEESVAATMLKVGDIVIVDAGELIPGDGEVIEGVASVNESAITGESAPVIRESGGDRSAVTGGTQVLSDQLKIRITTPPGASFVDRMIALIEGAERQKTPNEIALSILLSGLTLVFLIVVVTVWGLAGYSGTLVSVTVLAALLVTLIPTTIGGLLSAIGIAGMDRLVRFNVIATSGRAVEAAGDVDTLLLDKTGTITFGNRMAADFIPVPGVTAEQVAEAALLASLSDETPEGRSIAALATGEFGLKTPKITVDAVVPFSAQTRLSGVDTNGKSFRKGAIDAILKFSGAADGNAPAEFHQAVDRIARTGGTPLGVAEGSRLLGVIHLKDVVKPGIKERFAALRSMGIRTVMVTGDNPVTAAAIASEAGVDDFLAEATPEDKLDYIRREQKGGRLIAMCGDGTNDAPALAQADVGVAMQTGTQAAREAANMVDLDSSPTKLIEIVEIGKQLLMTRGSLTTFSIANDVAKYFAIIPALFVTTYPALGSLNIMALSSPQSAILSAVIFNALIIIALIPLALKGVAYRPSAAAALLRRNLLVYGLGGLLLPFAGIKVIDIAVSALHLV; from the coding sequence ATGTCATCCAACCAACACCCATCGGCTCCCGCAAGGCCAAGCCTCTTCGACCCGGCCATCATCGTGCCCGCCGTCAAAAATGCTTTCATAAAGCTCAATCCGCGACAGTTGATGCGCAACCCCGTCATCTTCGTCACGGAAATCGTCGCCGCAGTGGTCACTATCTTCTTCATCCGTGACCTTATCTTGAACGATGGCACCGCTGTCTTTTCCGGCCAGATCGCCGCATGGCTCTGGTTCACCGTTCTCTTCGCCACCTTTGCCGAAGCCGTGGCGGAGGGGCGCGGGCGGGCGCAGGCCGATAGCCTCAAGCGCACCCGTTCCGATCTCACCGCCCGCCGCATCGTTGCCGGCGGCAAAGAGGAAAGCGTTGCGGCCACAATGCTCAAGGTCGGTGATATCGTCATCGTAGATGCAGGCGAGCTGATCCCCGGCGATGGCGAAGTCATCGAAGGCGTGGCCTCGGTCAATGAAAGTGCAATCACAGGCGAATCCGCTCCCGTCATCCGTGAATCGGGCGGCGACCGCTCCGCCGTTACCGGTGGTACGCAGGTTCTCTCCGACCAGCTGAAAATCCGCATCACCACCCCGCCCGGCGCCAGCTTCGTGGACCGCATGATTGCGCTGATCGAAGGCGCGGAGCGCCAGAAGACACCGAATGAAATCGCGCTTTCCATTCTGCTTTCGGGCCTTACCCTCGTCTTCCTCATCGTGGTCGTCACGGTCTGGGGTCTGGCGGGATATTCTGGCACGCTGGTCTCGGTCACGGTTCTCGCTGCCCTTCTGGTCACCCTTATCCCCACCACCATCGGCGGCCTTCTTTCGGCCATCGGCATTGCAGGCATGGATCGTCTCGTGCGCTTCAATGTCATCGCCACCTCGGGCCGCGCGGTGGAAGCTGCAGGCGATGTCGATACGCTGCTTCTGGACAAGACCGGCACCATCACCTTCGGCAACCGCATGGCGGCGGATTTCATTCCGGTTCCCGGCGTCACCGCCGAACAGGTGGCCGAAGCCGCGCTGCTTGCCAGCCTTTCCGATGAAACGCCCGAAGGCCGCTCCATCGCCGCACTCGCCACAGGTGAATTCGGCCTGAAGACGCCGAAGATCACTGTGGATGCCGTCGTTCCCTTCTCCGCCCAGACCCGTCTTTCCGGCGTAGATACGAACGGCAAATCCTTCCGCAAGGGCGCCATCGACGCCATCCTCAAATTCAGCGGTGCAGCCGATGGCAATGCCCCGGCAGAGTTTCATCAGGCGGTGGATCGCATCGCCCGCACTGGCGGTACGCCGCTTGGTGTTGCTGAAGGCAGCCGCCTTCTCGGCGTCATTCACCTGAAAGACGTGGTGAAGCCCGGGATCAAGGAGCGCTTCGCCGCCCTGCGCTCCATGGGTATCCGCACCGTCATGGTTACGGGCGATAACCCGGTTACGGCTGCGGCAATCGCCTCTGAAGCGGGTGTCGATGACTTTCTGGCGGAAGCGACGCCGGAGGACAAGCTCGACTATATTCGCCGTGAACAGAAGGGCGGCAGGCTGATTGCCATGTGCGGCGATGGCACCAACGATGCCCCAGCGCTTGCCCAGGCCGATGTCGGCGTTGCGATGCAGACGGGAACGCAGGCCGCGCGCGAGGCAGCCAATATGGTGGATCTCGATTCCAGCCCGACCAAGCTCATCGAGATCGTGGAAATCGGCAAGCAGTTGCTGATGACGCGCGGCTCGCTGACCACCTTCTCCATCGCCAACGATGTCGCCAAATATTTCGCCATCATCCCGGCGCTGTTCGTCACCACCTATCCGGCGCTCGGCAGCCTCAACATCATGGCGCTGTCTTCACCGCAATCGGCCATCCTCTCGGCGGTCATCTTCAATGCCCTGATCATCATCGCGTTGATTCCGCTTGCCCTCAAGGGCGTGGCCTATCGTCCCTCTGCCGCGGCTGCGCTTCTTAGGCGCAACCTCCTTGTTTACGGCCTCGGCGGTCTGCTTCTGCCGTTTGCCGGTATCAAGGTCATCGATATCGCCGTTTCCGCGCTTCATCTGGTGTAA
- the kdpC gene encoding potassium-transporting ATPase subunit KdpC yields the protein MLNQIRPAIVILAFFIALTGLGYPLAITGIAQTLMPAQANGSLIRKGDAVIGSSLIGQNFTSDRYFWPRPSATSPDAYNAAASSGSNLGTTSAKLKERVGGDVARLNGAGIASPVPADAVTTSGSGLDPHITPAFAAAQVERVAKARNLSPADVQALVQTKTEGRQLGIVGEPRVNVLELNLALDALKS from the coding sequence ATGCTGAACCAAATTCGCCCCGCCATCGTCATTCTGGCTTTCTTCATCGCCCTCACAGGGCTCGGCTACCCGCTTGCCATCACCGGCATTGCCCAAACGCTGATGCCAGCACAGGCCAACGGCTCGCTGATCCGCAAAGGTGACGCCGTGATCGGCTCCAGCCTGATCGGCCAGAACTTCACGTCCGATCGTTACTTCTGGCCGCGCCCCTCCGCGACAAGCCCGGATGCTTACAATGCTGCCGCTTCTTCCGGCTCCAACCTTGGCACCACATCTGCCAAGCTGAAGGAGCGGGTTGGAGGCGATGTCGCGCGCCTGAACGGGGCGGGCATCGCCTCTCCCGTCCCTGCCGATGCCGTCACCACATCCGGCTCGGGCCTCGATCCGCACATCACCCCGGCCTTTGCCGCGGCACAGGTGGAACGCGTTGCCAAGGCACGCAATCTCTCCCCGGCAGATGTGCAGGCTCTGGTGCAAACAAAAACCGAAGGACGCCAGCTTGGCATAGTCGGCGAACCGCGTGTGAATGTGCTAGAGCTTAACCTTGCGCTGGATGCGCTGAAGAGCTGA
- a CDS encoding sensor histidine kinase, translating into MAPNDRDGLNRPDPDALLALAEKDRRGKLTIFLGAAPGVGKTYAMLARARRLKADGVDVVVGLVETHARAETSALLEGLEVLPRLEFDYRGKPLQEFDLDAALSRKPRVILVDELAHSNPKGFRHPKRYQDIEELIAAGIEVWTALNIQHLESLSDLVAQITGVTIRERVPDTVLKRADEVVLVDLPPGELIQRLNEGKVYLPDSAKRATDRFFRLGNLTALRELALRRTADRVDDQMVDYLRQNAIEGPWATAERLLVCIGPDVLSDKVVRVASRLASGLNAPWTVVSMLRDDQETMDEESLRRIDDIFRFAEKLGAETRHVTGNDFVTEILKLARREHATQIVIGSQRRRWLSNPLRPTLSDALAKEATGIGLHLVTADSAATPQSAAAKRSRLPHLSALSRSLLCAVGTVAAATVAGLALDQVTHLPNISLLFLLAVLGAASAAGFIAAMMAAILSALAYNFFFIAPVETFTIASPHEVFALAVFIVAALLAGSLASRIREQAQAARQRAADMQALYDFSRKLAGTAKPEEVLWASVTQLQGSVRRNVVMLLPKGEDLEVVAAWPPDTELGVSELTAARWANSRSEPSGSGTGTLPNCRFQFRPLMSPHGVVGVCGFEPGEDGLDSNAERKLAAILDQAATAIDRARLSSESTEQAARLEGERYREALLSSISHDLRTPLATITGSVTSLRELGDRMPPESRDDLLQSIEEESARLTRFVANLLDMTRITAGTLQAKRDWVDVADVVRSAVDRARKYFPSQSFETGIAKDLPVIRADSVLLGQVLFNLLDNAAKYGGGDPVNVYARRDANEIVVSVTDHGKGIPAEDLDRVFEKFYRRSKSDGRSPGTGLGLSIARGFIEAMGGHIHAESPAVKKRGTRIVMRFPLNEQSEGRQKQ; encoded by the coding sequence ATGGCGCCAAATGATCGTGACGGCCTGAACAGGCCTGACCCGGATGCATTGCTTGCCCTGGCGGAGAAAGACCGCCGGGGCAAGCTTACTATTTTTCTGGGTGCCGCACCCGGCGTGGGCAAAACCTACGCCATGCTCGCCCGCGCCCGTCGCCTGAAAGCCGATGGCGTGGATGTCGTCGTGGGGCTGGTGGAAACCCATGCGCGCGCGGAAACCTCCGCCCTCCTCGAAGGTCTTGAAGTCCTCCCCCGCCTTGAATTCGACTATCGCGGCAAGCCCTTGCAGGAATTCGATCTGGACGCCGCGCTTTCCCGCAAACCGCGCGTCATCCTGGTGGATGAGTTAGCCCATTCCAACCCGAAAGGCTTCCGGCACCCGAAGCGCTATCAGGATATCGAAGAGCTGATTGCCGCTGGCATCGAGGTCTGGACCGCGCTCAACATCCAGCATCTGGAAAGCCTGTCCGATCTCGTTGCCCAAATCACCGGCGTCACCATTCGCGAGCGCGTGCCGGACACGGTGCTCAAACGCGCAGACGAGGTCGTGTTGGTCGATCTTCCACCGGGCGAGCTGATCCAGCGTCTGAACGAAGGCAAGGTCTATCTGCCGGATAGCGCCAAGCGCGCGACCGACCGCTTCTTCCGCCTCGGAAATCTTACCGCCCTGCGCGAACTGGCCCTGCGCCGCACCGCAGACCGCGTGGACGACCAGATGGTCGATTATCTTCGCCAGAACGCTATTGAAGGGCCTTGGGCAACTGCGGAAAGGCTGCTCGTCTGCATCGGCCCGGATGTGCTTTCGGACAAGGTTGTGCGCGTGGCAAGCAGGCTCGCATCCGGCCTCAATGCGCCTTGGACAGTCGTCAGCATGTTGCGCGACGATCAGGAAACCATGGACGAGGAAAGCCTGCGCCGCATCGACGACATCTTCCGTTTCGCCGAAAAGCTCGGTGCGGAAACCCGCCATGTGACCGGCAACGACTTCGTAACCGAAATCCTCAAGCTCGCCCGGCGCGAACACGCAACGCAGATCGTCATAGGCTCACAGCGCCGCAGGTGGCTCTCCAATCCGCTTCGCCCTACCCTTTCAGACGCCTTGGCCAAAGAGGCAACAGGCATCGGCCTGCATCTGGTGACCGCCGACAGCGCCGCCACCCCGCAATCCGCGGCGGCCAAGCGCTCTCGCCTGCCACATCTTTCCGCCCTGTCCAGATCGCTGCTTTGCGCGGTCGGCACGGTCGCAGCTGCCACGGTGGCTGGCCTTGCGCTGGATCAGGTCACCCACCTGCCGAATATCTCGCTTCTCTTCCTGCTCGCCGTTCTTGGCGCGGCCTCCGCTGCGGGCTTCATCGCGGCCATGATGGCGGCGATTCTTTCGGCCCTTGCCTATAACTTCTTCTTCATCGCGCCGGTCGAAACCTTCACCATCGCCTCTCCGCATGAAGTGTTTGCACTCGCCGTCTTCATCGTCGCCGCGCTCTTGGCAGGAAGCCTTGCCTCGCGCATTCGCGAGCAGGCGCAGGCCGCTCGCCAGCGTGCCGCCGATATGCAGGCGCTTTACGATTTTTCCCGCAAACTGGCCGGAACGGCAAAGCCTGAAGAAGTGCTCTGGGCCTCCGTCACGCAGTTGCAAGGCAGCGTAAGGCGCAATGTCGTCATGCTTCTGCCCAAGGGCGAGGATCTGGAAGTCGTGGCCGCCTGGCCGCCGGATACGGAACTCGGCGTCTCCGAACTGACGGCAGCACGTTGGGCCAACAGCCGCTCCGAACCTTCAGGCTCCGGCACCGGTACTCTGCCCAACTGCCGCTTCCAGTTCCGCCCGCTGATGAGCCCCCATGGTGTCGTCGGCGTGTGCGGTTTTGAGCCGGGTGAAGACGGGCTCGATTCCAACGCCGAGCGCAAACTTGCCGCCATTCTCGATCAGGCCGCAACGGCAATCGACCGCGCCCGCCTTTCCTCCGAAAGCACCGAGCAGGCCGCGCGGCTGGAGGGTGAGCGATACCGCGAGGCGCTTCTCTCCTCCATCTCCCACGATCTGCGCACGCCCCTGGCAACGATCACCGGCTCCGTCACCAGCCTGCGGGAACTGGGCGACCGCATGCCGCCGGAAAGCCGGGACGATCTGCTGCAATCTATCGAAGAGGAAAGTGCGCGCCTCACCCGCTTCGTCGCCAACCTGCTGGACATGACCCGCATCACCGCAGGCACCTTGCAGGCAAAACGAGACTGGGTGGATGTCGCCGACGTGGTCCGCTCCGCAGTCGACCGTGCCCGAAAGTACTTTCCGAGCCAAAGCTTCGAGACAGGCATCGCAAAAGATTTGCCGGTCATCCGTGCGGATTCCGTTCTTCTCGGCCAGGTTCTCTTCAACCTGCTGGACAATGCCGCCAAATATGGCGGTGGCGATCCGGTCAATGTCTATGCGCGGCGCGATGCAAACGAGATCGTGGTTTCGGTCACGGATCACGGCAAGGGTATTCCCGCCGAGGACCTCGACCGCGTCTTTGAAAAATTCTATCGTCGCTCAAAATCGGACGGACGCTCTCCGGGAACGGGTCTCGGCCTTTCCATCGCCCGCGGCTTTATCGAGGCGATGGGCGGGCACATTCATGCGGAAAGCCCTGCCGTGAAGAAGCGTGGTACGCGCATCGTCATGCGTTTTCCGTTGAACGAGCAGAGCGAAGGCAGGCAGAAACAATGA
- a CDS encoding response regulator, whose amino-acid sequence MTLGRILVVDDEPQIRRFLRPALAAAGYDVIEAENGADAIKAVATAAPDIIILDLGLPDMDGKDVIANLRGWSRLPIIILSARDRETEKIAALDLGADDYIEKPFGIGELTARIRTAMRHVGKTETQPSSIDVDGLSIDTQRRLVAREGTGIKLTPKEYDLLILLAHHAGRVVTHRTLLTSVWGPAHSEDLHYLRVFIGQLRQKIERDPAQPKIIQTEPGVGYRFVLE is encoded by the coding sequence ATGACGCTGGGACGTATTCTGGTGGTGGATGACGAGCCGCAAATCCGGCGGTTTCTGCGGCCAGCGCTCGCCGCTGCCGGATATGACGTCATCGAAGCGGAGAATGGTGCAGACGCCATCAAGGCCGTCGCCACCGCCGCCCCGGATATCATCATCCTCGATCTTGGTCTGCCAGACATGGACGGCAAGGATGTGATCGCCAATCTGCGCGGCTGGTCCAGGCTTCCCATCATCATATTGTCCGCCCGCGACCGCGAAACCGAAAAAATCGCTGCACTCGATCTCGGTGCTGACGACTATATCGAAAAACCCTTTGGCATCGGAGAACTCACCGCCCGCATCCGCACCGCCATGCGCCACGTCGGCAAAACCGAAACGCAACCCTCCTCGATTGACGTGGACGGCCTTTCCATCGACACCCAACGCCGCCTCGTCGCCCGCGAAGGCACCGGCATCAAGCTGACGCCAAAGGAATACGATCTCCTCATCCTCCTCGCCCACCACGCCGGCCGCGTCGTCACCCACCGAACGCTCCTAACCTCCGTCTGGGGCCCCGCCCACAGCGAAGACCTCCACTACCTCCGCGTCTTCATCGGCCAGCTGAGACAGAAAATAGAACGCGATCCCGCTCAGCCGAAGATTATTCAGACGGAACCTGGGGTGGGGTATCGGTTTGTTTTGGAGTGA
- a CDS encoding GNAT family N-acetyltransferase, with the protein MADISVHSYRSENKLEWNDWISSSKNGTFLHNRDFMDYHADRFHDASIMVRQDGVLIAVLPANSAEGAIFSHGGLTYGGVVTGSKMRIEIFLKTFNAILEFYREQDAKRLYYKPVPHIYQTQPADEDLYALFRHNARLIRCDLSSAIPLARRLKPSKSRKQAVALAKKANLVVRQSRDWQAYWNILSEVLAHRHEASPTHSLREIEMLARSFPDEISLFGAFENDKMVAGLVIFDCGRTVHVQYIAASARGREIGSVDFIVSYLMENIFMGRDWFDFGISTTSQGRQLNEGLALQKEMFGARSVVYQQFEIDLA; encoded by the coding sequence GTGGCTGATATCAGTGTTCACTCATATCGTTCCGAAAACAAGCTGGAATGGAACGATTGGATATCGAGTTCGAAGAATGGTACTTTTCTCCACAATCGCGACTTTATGGATTACCACGCTGATCGATTTCATGACGCCTCAATTATGGTTAGGCAAGATGGAGTATTGATCGCGGTATTGCCGGCAAATAGCGCGGAGGGAGCGATATTTTCCCATGGTGGTCTCACCTACGGCGGCGTAGTTACGGGGTCGAAAATGCGGATTGAGATTTTTCTCAAGACGTTTAACGCGATTTTGGAATTCTACCGGGAGCAGGATGCAAAAAGGCTCTACTACAAGCCTGTTCCTCATATCTACCAGACGCAGCCTGCTGATGAAGACCTCTACGCACTATTTCGCCATAATGCCCGATTGATACGATGCGATTTGTCCTCCGCCATTCCTCTTGCACGGCGCCTCAAGCCATCAAAGTCAAGGAAACAGGCTGTAGCGTTGGCGAAGAAGGCTAATTTGGTTGTACGTCAAAGCCGGGATTGGCAAGCTTATTGGAATATACTTTCTGAGGTCTTGGCTCATCGTCATGAGGCTTCGCCCACGCATTCTCTTAGAGAAATTGAAATGTTGGCTCGAAGTTTTCCCGATGAAATCAGTCTCTTCGGCGCGTTTGAGAATGATAAGATGGTTGCCGGCTTAGTTATTTTTGACTGCGGCAGAACCGTCCATGTCCAGTATATAGCCGCGTCTGCACGGGGCCGGGAAATCGGAAGCGTAGATTTCATCGTTTCATATTTAATGGAAAATATATTTATGGGACGCGATTGGTTCGACTTCGGGATTTCAACGACTTCTCAAGGGCGTCAGTTGAACGAGGGATTGGCTCTGCAGAAAGAGATGTTCGGCGCTCGCAGCGTCGTTTATCAGCAGTTTGAGATCGATCTGGCATAA
- a CDS encoding acetyltransferase, giving the protein MTKKLLIVGAGEFADIAYEYFTNDSSYDVVGFAVEETYRTGHQHHGLPLVDVERCEQEFPPDDVSVHIAITSTELNRVRERLYLLMKSKGYVFANYISSHAFVWRTAIVGENVFIFENNVVQHGVEIGDGVVMWSGNHIGHQSKIGAFSFLSSHCVISGYCKIGRRSFIGVNATFADHIVTGDDCFVALAAVVNKSFPDPGILLTGHPAAPSKVSSYRYFKLKA; this is encoded by the coding sequence ATGACTAAAAAGCTTTTAATCGTCGGTGCTGGTGAATTCGCCGATATCGCTTATGAGTATTTCACGAATGATTCCTCTTATGATGTCGTCGGCTTTGCCGTTGAAGAAACTTATCGGACTGGCCATCAGCACCATGGTCTTCCTCTCGTCGACGTTGAGCGCTGCGAGCAAGAATTTCCACCGGACGATGTTTCTGTTCATATCGCCATAACGAGCACCGAACTTAACCGTGTGCGCGAACGTCTTTATCTTTTGATGAAGTCTAAGGGCTACGTGTTCGCCAATTACATAAGTTCTCACGCTTTCGTTTGGCGAACGGCAATCGTAGGGGAAAACGTTTTCATTTTTGAAAACAACGTTGTCCAGCATGGCGTAGAGATAGGTGACGGCGTCGTAATGTGGAGCGGTAACCACATCGGACACCAAAGCAAGATAGGTGCATTCTCCTTTTTGTCATCCCACTGCGTCATTTCAGGCTACTGTAAAATTGGCCGCAGAAGCTTTATTGGGGTCAATGCAACTTTTGCGGACCACATCGTGACGGGTGACGACTGCTTTGTAGCTTTGGCTGCTGTCGTTAACAAGTCATTCCCAGATCCAGGGATTTTGCTTACCGGTCATCCTGCTGCGCCGTCCAAGGTCAGTAGTTATCGCTATTTTAAGTTAAAGGCTTAG